The window GCCGAGGCGTCAGTCAAAAATCGCTATCGACTCTCGATTCAAGCCTATGTTCTCTGATAAGCGATTTACCACGGCTAATGCTCCCGTCGATAAGCGTGGCAAAGGAAACGATTTGCTTCGTGATTTTTATCgacttgatgaagaagataatgatgatGCTAAGAATTATGTAGCAATCTTCTCGATTCAAATTCGACCTCAACTCTGGCTCAAACgcttaatttttagattttgagcTAGACCCTTTTTCTAGTACTTGCGATAATTGATCATCATCTAGTTCTCTCATACAAATCTTGGAACTCagcggttttttttttttcgagatGAAATGCGTCGTAATAGTAAATGTGTAATCCAAGTCAAACTGTCGTTATCTGATAgttatgtatttaaaaaaaaaaattgaattttattcCACGCgcctttcttttaaaattttgtaaaaacgaCGAAATCCTTGGACTATATAGACCACCCGTTTTGGCACCGTGTCGTTGACGCGGTATAAGTGCGCGTGGTGCGCGTAGCATCATATTTATTTCTGTTCGCGTCTCAAGTTATGATGGGACACGCGCCTCACGTGCAATCCGGTTCCAAAGGCCTACCTATTAGTGGGCCTTACTTGTAAGCCTAGTAAAATCTTGTTTGTGCATAGTTTAGCGCAAATTCAACTATTGTAGtttgagaaattaaattatGCGAATTGCTGCTCACCACCTCCGTATTAAGTAGcgagaaaaaatcatataaacgaATAAATTTTGGTAGCATAAAAGGCCATTCCTAGAGTTGGAACGTGGAAAAAGAGAGCCAACTCCACACTAGTGCAAACCCCAAGCTCTTTTATGAGCTCAGTGTCATGGGAAATTATAGTGATTTCAGATCTTGATTGAATGTTACAAAATGACTGAGTGCTGAAGTGAGGATGAAACGAAATTCAAACTTACCCGACTTCAATCGAAtcctttattatatatgttatagcTGACGATGTGGGCACACCAGGAAAAACAATACACAAACTTAGAAAATGCAATAAAAAGGGAGTGAGACTAGCGATTTCTCTTTCAGAATTTGCCTTCAGTGATGATGATCTTGAACGTAACGAAGGCCACAGTACTTGCAAATCGCAGGCTCATCTAGGTCGAGGCATATGAACTCAATTGGATGACCAAGGGCCGGATTGGTGTCTGCAAGTTATACAATCTATACATTAATATCTGTTTTGCTCATTTAGAAATTTACTCAATATAATGGGCCACTAATGAGAAAAGGAGACAAACCTCCTTCACAAGCAGCAATCCTTCCATCAACTTTGATAGGTGGAACCTCACTGATCAGTTCCATTGGTGACTTCTTGCTTCTATCCTGTAGAGATTAGTTCCTCAACAGTGTTAGTACCAGAAAAGtggcaaagaaaacaaatgtgatACACAACTTCATAACTTACCAGAAAGGACTGGTATAGAGCCTATgcaatttatataatatatacggatttgaaaatcaaaccaaacttaTAACTCCACTAGACTCAATCATTAATTTTCTATGAACGCAGAGCTGTCATCTTTACTAGGAAGAGTATGTACCATCTCTTCATAACAACCCGATAACACACAGTCTTCTCAAGCATTGGTAACAAGGGCAAGTTGATCTGGGTGTCAAAGGGTACTTAGGGTAGTGCCAGCGTAAAGGAAAAAGCTCAAACCTACTTATTGATTTGACTAAACAACTTAATAGTTAAAACACATACTTAATTTTCTACCTCCCGAAATTCATCAACGAAAAGAACTAACTCCAAGACAAAAGCTATGAAGGTAATAGTGCTATGACGACAACAACTATTGAAAAATATGCCATGGATTCGTGGAGTTCTATTCACTTATTAAGCGTTGAATATGTAAAATAAGATAGACAGAAGCATCTTATACCACAAATAAATGCACCAAATTTTGACCTAAACTTTTAAAGTTAGCAATCAAAGATAGTACAAATTATCAGGAATGAGAACAGTTTCTTCTGATATTAAAGGTATCTCAGTTTTCTACACCTATTCAGCACTCAAGCCCTTTGGCTTATATATTGCTAGGCACTGGATTATGGTTAAAGACTGATGTAAGAACATTTCTCGAGTACATGGGCACATCAATACAAGGCCTAAGTTTTCCAACGACAAGATTATAGCGCAGATAGTTTTTATCCGTCAAACCACAAATTCTCCatgtaaatagtaaataaataaaacagtaaTACTTGTGGAAGATTAATCTAATGTCCTTAAcatccaaacaatttgtaagcAGTTTGATACAGATACCACTGCCTCTATGAACACTGATCCAACATCGAAAACAATTTTTCAGTTAttcgaaagagaaagagactcACTAGCAGCAATTTTCAGAAATCAGCATTTCCCTGTGATTTCCAAAATCCAGTTCAACGATCTAACCctaaggggggggggggatcACCGAGACTATATCCCCGAATAATTCACGCAAATTAGAGTAATTAAAGATCTAATTCTGGGAAAGATTTATGCGGGGTGCGAAAGAGCTAGAAAAATAAGGACGGTAAAGACTAGTTCATGATCGCGAAAAGTACCTGCATCCATTTGGCGGTGTGATTTCCGACGAGATCGTCTGTTGGAATGCCGAGTTGAGTGGTGGCCACACTAAAATTCCTCCGGGAAGATGGAAGAATATGCGATCGGATTAGGGCTTTCAGGAGATTCGACGCCATTGCTCCAACACACGAGAAATTCAGAGGTAAGAGAGTctatcgagagagagagagagaagctatGCCAAAAACAACGACGCATTTAATTGGGCTTTTATTCATAAACACAGGCCCACTTATCTAAGGCATACAAAGGCCCTTGAGTTCTTTGTTGTAAAAATTTATTCTTGCAAAATTCAAATTAccaacaaacatttttttttttaatatatattttgattctgATCGAAAATACTATAGAACTAGAGAAAATCAgtagaaaaatgtaaatgaataatgaaatatttttagttgTTAATAAAACATCAGAAGTACAAAAATTGTGAATCTATTATGTTATTGTGGTGTTGTTGTAATGTAGGTACAAAATTGTAGAATAGAGATAGCGAAATTGTGCAATCGCCTACGTTACGAGAAGGCTTTATTTTGAAACCGCCTGATTCATTCACGAGCAACCACTATGAGTTGTTTGCCGACGTTCTTACCATGGAACAGTCCAAGCAAAGCTGATGGTCCGTTCTCGAGTCCTTCAACTACATCCTCAACATAAGTTATCTTCCCTTCTCTTATATATGGAAGCACAAAATCCAGGAACTTCAAGTATTTGTTGAAGTAGTCAGAGACCACAAACCCTTGAATCCTAATCCGCTTGTAGATTACAGTTGCTAGGTTGTGTACACCTTCTTGGTCCTCCAGGTTGTACTGCGAGATCATACCACATACTGCGATACGGCCGTGTAACTTCATGTTTAGGAGCACTGCGTCTAGCATTTTGCCTCCTACATTCTCAAAGTATACGTCGATTCCTTCAGGGAAACACCTGCATGGTCACAAANNNNNNNNNNNNNNNNNNNNNNNNNNNNNNNNNNNNNNNNNNNNNNNNNNNNNNNNNNNNNNNNNNNNNNNNNNNNNNNNNNNNNNNNNNNNNNNGACCACAAACCCTTGAATCCGAATCCGCTTGTAGATTACAGTTGCTAGGTTGTGTACACCTTCTTGGTCCTCCAGGTTGTACTGCGAGATCATACCACATACTGCGATACGGCCGTGTAACTTCATGTTTAGGAGCACTGCGTCTAGCATTTTGCCTCCTACATTCTCAAAGTATACGTCGATTCCTTCCGGGAAACACCTGCATGGtcacaaaaatatatcattgTTTTGAGTCAGATCTCTCTATATCACAAAGGGATAGATATGAAAAGAAGAATGATCTATTGACCTCTTCAGTGCAGCATTAAGGTCATTCTCTTCTTTGTAATTGAAAGCTTCATCAAACCCGAACTTGTTCTTGAGAAGATCAACCTATAGCAAAACtcaacagagaaagaaaaaaaaagggacaagTGACTCTCTTGATAGAAAGACAAGACTTAATCAGATCTATATTATTGTTTGATAAGGAAATGGATTAATAGCtagactacaaaaaaaaagtctgattACCTTTTCTTTACTTCCAGCACTTCCAACGACATAGCAACCCATAATCTTTGCAAATTGTCCCACGAGCTGACCAACTGCACCAGATGCAGCTGACACGAACACGGTTTCTCCTTTCTTAGGAGAACAGATTTCATAAAACCCAGCATAGGCAGTCATACCGGGCATACCtgacagaaacagaggaatgcTCTAAGACACACTAGTTAACTACTGGAACTTGTAGAGTTTTGAACAATGTTATTAGATTTGTTAGCGATCAAAGCAACTATTCTACATGATTTGGATCTTGTGTCAATGAAGCATGCATCAGCATTACAATCCAAGACCATACCAATATGACCAATCTATCATGCCAGCTTTCTCACTATGCAAGTTGACAATTTCCCTATAATTACCAAGTGATCAATAACAAACATGACCAAAAGAGAAGCAGAGATAACATACCGAGAAGTCCAGTGTAGTAGGATAACGGAACATCAGTATGTTGGATCTTGAAATGTGAAA is drawn from Camelina sativa cultivar DH55 chromosome 1, Cs, whole genome shotgun sequence and contains these coding sequences:
- the LOC104782731 gene encoding NADH dehydrogenase [ubiquinone] iron-sulfur protein 6, mitochondrial, giving the protein MASNLLKALIRSHILPSSRRNFSVATTQLGIPTDDLVGNHTAKWMQDRSKKSPMELISEVPPIKVDGRIAACEGDTNPALGHPIEFICLDLDEPAICKYCGLRYVQDHHH
- the LOC104782816 gene encoding NADP-dependent alkenal double bond reductase P1 is translated as MATTATNKQVILRDYVTGFPKESDLIFTDSTVDLKIPAGSKTVLVKNLYLSCDPYMRIRMGKPDPGTAALAQGYNPGEPINGFSVSKVIDSGHPDYKKGDLLWGLVGWEEYSVITPDFSHFKIQHTDVPLSYYTGLLGMPGMTAYAGFYEICSPKKGETVFVSAASGAVGQLVGQFAKIMGCYVVGSAGSKEKVDLLKNKFGFDEAFNYKEENDLNAALKRCFPEGIDVYFENVGGKMLDAVLLNMKLHGRIAVCGMISQYNLEDQEGVHNLATVIYKRIRIQGFVVSDYFNKYLKFLDFVLPYIREGKITYVEDVVEGLENGPSALLGLFHGKNVGKQLIVVARE